DNA sequence from the Falco biarmicus isolate bFalBia1 chromosome 5, bFalBia1.pri, whole genome shotgun sequence genome:
CCGGCGCAGGAGCTCGGCAGCCGCTGGACAGGGTGGGGGGGGGCcgctttcctctctctctttgccGCTTCTTGAGGTCCAGGTACCCCAGCCCACAGGTGTGTGACCCCCCAGATGCGTGGGAGGGGGTGGTGGGATGATGCCCAGCACATGGCAGTGCCCAGGctcagggtggggtgggggctgagctggggacaTTGTGTTGGTGGCACTCACTGGTGGCTTTGCAGGAGTGAGGGGTTACCCCAGTGCGTGTGGGGGCTGAGGCAGGGCTGGCCGTagtggcagcaggagggcagaCTGGGGGCATGGGACCCCGGGTGGTGATGAGCGATGGTGGGCATGGGAATGGGCACCGTGGTGGCTCTGTGGGTTTGAGCCTTGCAGCCCCCACTGGTGCTGCTCCCCAGAGCTTACGGGGAGGTGTATCGGCCATGTCTGCAGCCTCACCAGCCCCTCTGTGCTTGCCGCAGCCGTGGCCCCTCTCTGGCACCTCCGCCCCAGGGGCTCACTCCTGCCTGGCCAAAATCAACCTGTCCTTCCTGCTGCTAAACTGTGGAgatctagtaaaaaaaaaaaaaaacaaactacttTGAATAGCTTGTTAGGGGGAAGTAAGGAGCGTGCAGgatgggaggcaggaggtggtgGAGATGGGACATTTCCAATTGAATGAAAGGTGGCAGCTCGGGAAGCCAGCACGATTACATCCCCTGGGTGGCTATACTTGCTCACCTTACAAAAAACATGCCTCGATTGTAGGAGGAATATTGAGATCTTGTACAGATCACGACGATTTTATGCTTGTGGtatacaaagaagaaaagggggggtgtgggggtatgtgtgtctgtgtctgtctgctCCAACACAGTTCCCCACGAATGACCCCATGCTCCTGCCAAGCCCCTTGTAGGTGCTCCCAAATGTCCCTCAGGGAGTTTAGTTAACCCAGGTAAAAGCTGTTTCCAAGTGGACACCTGCTACCTGTAATATTCACTTTTAATTCTAAATGAGCAAGAGATGGTGAGAACTGCCCCGCTAGGTTCCAGCATCGCCCCCCGGCACCCCGTGCCAGTAGGTGATGCTGCCAGGGGACACATGGGAGCCTGGCCCCTCTCCTGGACTCATTGCTCTCTCTCCCTGGCCGCAGGTGCCCTCTGCCATGAGGCTGTCCTGGGGGCTCCTCCTGCTGTTGGCAGCTCTGGCACTGGAGTGgatggctgctgcctgctgccctgcaccctGTGTCTGTGACAACCTCCACGCCCACGTCCTCTGCCTCAACGGGAGCCTGACGACCATCCCCACCACCATCCCACAGGTGGGCAAGGGGAcgggcaggggacaggggaaGGAGGCGGGGATGGCAACCCTAGGGTAACTCGGTGTTTTGTGTGACTGACAGCTCACCAAAAAACTAAACCTTCGAGGCAACAGTTTCATGGTCATCCCAGCAGGAGCCTTCCTTGCCACTCCGTACCTCACACACTTGGATCTGCAGCGTTGCAAGGTGGagaggctggaggaaggagctttccgggggctggggaggctggtCTACCTGAACCTGGCCTCCAACAGCATAGCAGTCCTCTACCAGGAATCCCTGGATGGACTGTCCTCACTCcagcagctcatcctggagggGAACCGCATCGAGGAGATCCAGCCAGGTGCTTTTGGCCATCTAGGGTCCCTCATCGTCCTTGACCTCAGGGCAAATGCCTTGGTCTATCTCCCGGACATGGTCTTCCAGGGTCTGCAGGTCCTCAGATGGCTCCGGCTGTCCCACAACACCCTCCATGTGCTGGGCAGCGAGGCCTTCgcggccctgcccgccctgcgCAGGCTGAGCCTGGACCACAATGagctgcaggcactgcctgGAGAggccctggccaggctggatggggctaCCTGGCTGGACCTGGGCCACAATCCCATCACCTATGTGGCCGAGGAGGCCCTGGCCATGgcctccctgcagcacctctTCCTGGACCATGCCTCCCTCCAGGACGTGGCACCTGACGCCTttgcccgcagcccccagctgcgCACGCTGGACCTCCGTGAAAaccagctgcaggggctgccACCCctggccggggctgggggcctggtgaggctcagcctggctgggaaCCCCCTGCTCTGTTCCTGCCTCCTGCGCCCCTTCCGTGACTGGCTGGCGAGGTCACGGGTGCAGGCGGAGGGGGCCTGCGCCGCACCCCCTGCGCTCCGCGGCCGGCCCCTCGACTCCCTGAGGCCCCCCGAGATGAGATGCGGccgcccccagccgccccccagctctgccgtgccgctggggcagcccagggcagccggcagcgggCAGTGCCCCCAGGGGTGCACCTGCTCCCCCGAGTTCCATCACGGGTCCTGTGAGAACAGGGACCTGCAGGAGATCCCCCGGGGCTTCCCCAGGGACACCCGCCTCCTCGACCTGCGCCGAAACGCCTTCGGGATGGTGCCACCGGGCGCCTTCCCTggcctgcaggagctggtgtcCCTccacctgcagagctgtggcatCGAGGCACTGCGCCCTGGGGCACTGCGGGGGCTGCAGAGCTTGGTCTACCTCTACCTCGCCAACAACCGCCTCTCCACCTTGGTGGCCACTGCCTTCGAGGGGGCCCCGCGACTTGCCTACCTTGACCTGGACCACAATGCCTTCACCAGCCTGCCCGCGGGCGCCTTCCAGCTCCTACCCAACCTCATCTCCCTCCACCTGCAGCACAATGCCAttggggagctggcagagggtGACCTGACTGGGGCAGGGGGCCTGCGCTGGCTCTACCTTGCTGGGAACGCCATCAGACACATCGCCCCCGCTGCCCTGGCTCCCACCAAGGTGCTGGAGAAGCTGCACCTGGAAGGAAACCACCTGGTAGAGGTGCCTACAGCAGCCCTGCGGGGC
Encoded proteins:
- the CHADL gene encoding chondroadherin-like protein, which translates into the protein MRLSWGLLLLLAALALEWMAAACCPAPCVCDNLHAHVLCLNGSLTTIPTTIPQLTKKLNLRGNSFMVIPAGAFLATPYLTHLDLQRCKVERLEEGAFRGLGRLVYLNLASNSIAVLYQESLDGLSSLQQLILEGNRIEEIQPGAFGHLGSLIVLDLRANALVYLPDMVFQGLQVLRWLRLSHNTLHVLGSEAFAALPALRRLSLDHNELQALPGEALARLDGATWLDLGHNPITYVAEEALAMASLQHLFLDHASLQDVAPDAFARSPQLRTLDLRENQLQGLPPLAGAGGLVRLSLAGNPLLCSCLLRPFRDWLARSRVQAEGACAAPPALRGRPLDSLRPPEMRCGRPQPPPSSAVPLGQPRAAGSGQCPQGCTCSPEFHHGSCENRDLQEIPRGFPRDTRLLDLRRNAFGMVPPGAFPGLQELVSLHLQSCGIEALRPGALRGLQSLVYLYLANNRLSTLVATAFEGAPRLAYLDLDHNAFTSLPAGAFQLLPNLISLHLQHNAIGELAEGDLTGAGGLRWLYLAGNAIRHIAPAALAPTKVLEKLHLEGNHLVEVPTAALRGLPTLSELKLSQNPIKQLGDGVFLPVASSLQHLYLDNMGLEQISPGAFAGLGPKIRSLYLESNKMSNIPDMRNFTGLEILNLRNVPFHCDCQLLPLRRWIDKLNLRVGATCGSPAEAQGLKVKFSTTFQTCPGWGQGKAGGASPDKAASKPSKKKRSGKSPARGFRKSRA